The proteins below come from a single Cottoperca gobio chromosome 11, fCotGob3.1, whole genome shotgun sequence genomic window:
- the evx1 gene encoding homeobox even-skipped homolog protein 1 isoform X1: protein MESREEMVMLAEGGQLGKSGSNLSGAIGSPVREQQGKPGHRSCLSSGAAPYSRDRAEVVMEESARRNMRADMRPVGTSSSGERHRRDHPHKDGSSSDTESDFYEEIDVSCTPESMDYPTAKGRNGDSPGHPSETGADPGNMVQGPGSLSYAADQIRRYRTAFTREQIGRLEKEFYRENYVSRPRRCELAAALNLPETTIKVWFQNRRMKDKRQRLAMTWPHPADPAFYTYMMSHAAATGNLPYPFPTHLPLPYYSHLGVGAGSVPAATPFSNPLRSLDSFRMLSHPYPRPELLCAFRHPSLYPGPTHGLGPGGSPCSCLACHSSQSNGISTRPSGSDFACSPTSRTDAFVTFTPSVLSKSSSVTLDQREEVPLTR from the exons ATggaaagcagagaggagatgGTCATGCTGGCGGAGGGAGGTCAGCTTGGCAAGAGCGGCTCTAATTTGTCGGGAGCTATCGGGAGCCCCGTGCGAGAACAGCAGGGGAAGCCGGGCCACAGGAGCTGTCTGAGCTCCGGCGCTGCGCCCTACTCCCGGGACAGAGCggaggtggtgatggaggagagcGCACGGAGGAATATGCGCGCCGATATGAGGCCAGTTGGCACGTCTTCATCCGGAGAGAGACACCGGAGGGATCATCCCCACAAAGACGGCAGCAGCTCAGACACCGAGTCAGACTTCTACGAGGAAATTGATGTCAGCTGCACGCCTGAAAGCATGGACTACCCAACAGCTAAAG GTCGAAATGGGGATTCTCCAGGACACCCGAGTGAGACTGGTGCTGACCCGGGTAACATGGTCCAAGGTCCGGGCTCTCTGTCCTATGCAGCGGATCAGATTCGCCGGTACCGGACAGCGTTCACCCGGGAGCAAATCGGACGGCTTGAGAAGGAATTTTACCGGGAGAACTACGTGTCCAGGCCGCGGAGGTGCGAACTGGCGGCCGCCTTAAATCTACCTGAAACCACAATCAAG GTGTGGTTTCAGAATCGCAGGATGAAAGACAAACGCCAGCGTCTGGCCATGACGTGGCCTCACCCTGCAGACCCGGCCTTCTACACCTACATGATGAGCCACGCAGCGGCTACGGGGAACCTGCCCTACCCATTCCCAACCCACCTGCCGCTACCTTACTACTCCCACCTGGGTGTCGGAGCTGGCTCAGTTCCGGCCGCCACCCCTTTCTCCAACCCCCTGCGCTCCCTCGACAGTTTCCGGATGCTGTCTCACCCCTACCCGAGGCCGGAGCTCCTGTGCGCCTTCAGACACCCCTCCCTGTACCCGGGTCCGACCCACGGCCTCGGTCCCGGAGGAAGCCCCTGCTCCTGCCTGGCCTGTCACTCAAGTCAATCCAACGGCATCTCAACCAGGCCATCCGGCTCGGACTTCGCTTGCTCCCCAACTAGCAGGACTGACGCTTTTGTCACTTTTACGCCTTCAGTGCTCAGCAAATCTTCATCTGTGACATTAGACCAGAGGGAAGAAGTGCCTCTGACcagataa
- the evx1 gene encoding homeobox even-skipped homolog protein 1 isoform X2: MESREEMVMLAEGGQLGKSGSNLSGAIGSPVREQQGKPGHRSCLSSGAAPYSRDRAEVVMEESARRNMRADMRPVGTSSSGERHRRDHPHKDGSSSDTESDFYEEIDVSCTPESMDYPTAKADQIRRYRTAFTREQIGRLEKEFYRENYVSRPRRCELAAALNLPETTIKVWFQNRRMKDKRQRLAMTWPHPADPAFYTYMMSHAAATGNLPYPFPTHLPLPYYSHLGVGAGSVPAATPFSNPLRSLDSFRMLSHPYPRPELLCAFRHPSLYPGPTHGLGPGGSPCSCLACHSSQSNGISTRPSGSDFACSPTSRTDAFVTFTPSVLSKSSSVTLDQREEVPLTR; encoded by the exons ATggaaagcagagaggagatgGTCATGCTGGCGGAGGGAGGTCAGCTTGGCAAGAGCGGCTCTAATTTGTCGGGAGCTATCGGGAGCCCCGTGCGAGAACAGCAGGGGAAGCCGGGCCACAGGAGCTGTCTGAGCTCCGGCGCTGCGCCCTACTCCCGGGACAGAGCggaggtggtgatggaggagagcGCACGGAGGAATATGCGCGCCGATATGAGGCCAGTTGGCACGTCTTCATCCGGAGAGAGACACCGGAGGGATCATCCCCACAAAGACGGCAGCAGCTCAGACACCGAGTCAGACTTCTACGAGGAAATTGATGTCAGCTGCACGCCTGAAAGCATGGACTACCCAACAGCTAAAG CGGATCAGATTCGCCGGTACCGGACAGCGTTCACCCGGGAGCAAATCGGACGGCTTGAGAAGGAATTTTACCGGGAGAACTACGTGTCCAGGCCGCGGAGGTGCGAACTGGCGGCCGCCTTAAATCTACCTGAAACCACAATCAAG GTGTGGTTTCAGAATCGCAGGATGAAAGACAAACGCCAGCGTCTGGCCATGACGTGGCCTCACCCTGCAGACCCGGCCTTCTACACCTACATGATGAGCCACGCAGCGGCTACGGGGAACCTGCCCTACCCATTCCCAACCCACCTGCCGCTACCTTACTACTCCCACCTGGGTGTCGGAGCTGGCTCAGTTCCGGCCGCCACCCCTTTCTCCAACCCCCTGCGCTCCCTCGACAGTTTCCGGATGCTGTCTCACCCCTACCCGAGGCCGGAGCTCCTGTGCGCCTTCAGACACCCCTCCCTGTACCCGGGTCCGACCCACGGCCTCGGTCCCGGAGGAAGCCCCTGCTCCTGCCTGGCCTGTCACTCAAGTCAATCCAACGGCATCTCAACCAGGCCATCCGGCTCGGACTTCGCTTGCTCCCCAACTAGCAGGACTGACGCTTTTGTCACTTTTACGCCTTCAGTGCTCAGCAAATCTTCATCTGTGACATTAGACCAGAGGGAAGAAGTGCCTCTGACcagataa